The genomic window GATTGCGTCGAGAACCGTACTCACTGATGTCTCCATCCCTCACGGCCTCATGCCCAAGCGGTGACGACTTGGCCGTCAGTGTTAAGGACGACTGTTGCGTCTTTACCGTAATACAGCCACGCGCCACGGCCTTGGTCGTCAGTTTCGAACGTATCTGCCTACCCATCAGGCGACTGGATCACGTCGACACCAACTACCGGGCCCACCGTCCGTCGCGCCTTTACAAAACATGGCTAGAGTGTCACGCTGAGCCATGAGCTGAGAGGTGAGCACATTGACCACAGATTCGGAACAGGCGCAGTGGTCGGTCGACGGCCTGCTCGAACTCTTCGAGGTACAAGCCGACGGAACCGACCGGTACACCGCCGAGACGGGTATCGCCGGACAGGATGAGCGGCAGGTCGTGGAAGGCACCCAACTCGTTGCGCAAGCCATAACCGCTGTGGCGCAGCGCTTTCCGGGCAAGTCGGTGCGTTCGGTGCAGGCGGTGTTCGTCCGGGCGGTCATGGTGGGTCCGCCGGTGGAACTGGTCGTCGATGTGGTGCATGAAGGCCGGTCGACGGCCACAGCGATCGTGGCCGTGCAACAAAACGGTCGGCGCTGCGTAAGCGTGACGGTGCTGACCGATGTGCCGACCGAGGACGTCATTCGCCACCACCTGCCGCGCCCCAATGTTGCCCCGCCCGCCAACGCGAATATCTCCGAGATGCCCATGGCCGGGCGGGAGTTGCGGCTTGTCGACGTGGTCGACGTCAACAGCCCCGACGAGGTAGGCTCGCCGGAGCTCTACGCCTGGCTGCATTACGACCCGATTCCCACCCGCGACGACTTGGCCAAGGCGCTGGTCGCCTACTTCACCGGACATCTGGGCATCTCGACCACCATGCGGCCGCACGAGGGCATCGGCACCGCCCAAGCGCACTTGACCGTCTCGACGGCGCCCATGTCGATCTCGGTCGCCTTTCACGAGCCGGTGCGGTGGGACGGCTGGCTGCTCTACAGCCACGAGAGCACCCAAGTCGGGGCGGGCATGTCCTACGTGCGCGGCACCGTCCACACCGAGCAAGGTGAGTTGATCGCGTCCTTCGCGCAGGAAGCGCTGATCCGTCCGCTGCGCACCACCGACTCGGCGATCGACTCCCGCGCGCGGTTCTGAATTCCCATGCGCTTCACCATCACCCACCCGATGCACAGCCATCCCTATAACCCGGAGTTGGTGAGTGGAGCGGGCATCGCCGCGGTCGCCGCGGCGGCCGAAGAGGCGGGCTTTCACGGATTCGGGTTCACCGATCACCCCGCGCCCTCACAGCGGTGGCTGCAAGCCGGGGGACACGACGCGTTGGACCCGTTCGTGGCGTTGGGTTTCGCGGCGGCCCGTACCACGAAGCTGCGGTTGATTCCGAACATCGTGGTGCTGCCGTACCGAAACCCGTTCGTAGTCGCCAAGTCTGGCGCGACTCTGGACCTGTTGTCGGGTGGGCGTTTCACGCTTGCGGTCGGAGTCGGTTACCTCAAGCGAGAATTCGCCGCCCTGGGCGTGAACTTCGACGAGCGCGCCGAGCTGTTCGAGGAAGCGCTGGCGGTGATTCGCTCGGTGTGGACTTCCGACGACTTGTCCTTCGAGGGTAAGCATTTCACGGCGCGCGGCATCACCGCCCATCCCCGGCCGGCCTCGCAGCCGCATCCGCCGATCTGGATCGGCGGCAATACCGCAGCGGCGCGCCAGCGCGTCGCCGAATACGGGGATGGTTGGTGCCCTTTTCCGGCACCGGCGGGTCTGGCCCGCACCGCGGGCACTGCGGTCATCGACTCGATGGACCGGCTGGCCCAGGGCATCGACGACTTGCGGCGGCGCTGTGATGCCGTC from Mycobacterium kubicae includes these protein-coding regions:
- a CDS encoding acyl-CoA thioesterase; translation: MSTLTTDSEQAQWSVDGLLELFEVQADGTDRYTAETGIAGQDERQVVEGTQLVAQAITAVAQRFPGKSVRSVQAVFVRAVMVGPPVELVVDVVHEGRSTATAIVAVQQNGRRCVSVTVLTDVPTEDVIRHHLPRPNVAPPANANISEMPMAGRELRLVDVVDVNSPDEVGSPELYAWLHYDPIPTRDDLAKALVAYFTGHLGISTTMRPHEGIGTAQAHLTVSTAPMSISVAFHEPVRWDGWLLYSHESTQVGAGMSYVRGTVHTEQGELIASFAQEALIRPLRTTDSAIDSRARF
- a CDS encoding LLM class F420-dependent oxidoreductase — its product is MRFTITHPMHSHPYNPELVSGAGIAAVAAAAEEAGFHGFGFTDHPAPSQRWLQAGGHDALDPFVALGFAAARTTKLRLIPNIVVLPYRNPFVVAKSGATLDLLSGGRFTLAVGVGYLKREFAALGVNFDERAELFEEALAVIRSVWTSDDLSFEGKHFTARGITAHPRPASQPHPPIWIGGNTAAARQRVAEYGDGWCPFPAPAGLARTAGTAVIDSMDRLAQGIDDLRRRCDAVGKDWSAVDVTFTNFEGGSPASEGFNADAFLGGLEKLAALGVSWVQVGLPGDSLAHAVETIDRFGTTVIDVI